In Methylomonas sp. ZR1, one DNA window encodes the following:
- a CDS encoding radical SAM protein encodes MNKPATFSDLQNTAEHHHCIHPWADLWINAAGHVTCCPQNRSRFGNIHQHSIAQLWNSGAAQTVRRLIAEGDYIAAGCEIECPYLRGRKDGPDKPPPANELINLDFELPATDSALNRNIAAVIGEYSNKAQVLSGLPIYVDTQPVLRCNADCIMCPQPHMSDMRHSEEILQKLEILRPTAKVFRWQGGEVFSSKSFFNYLRQFDTTDNPDLVKYVITNGSLLTEERIAALTEHDNPVFFLLSIDGVQQSTFEKIRLGLSYRQVMATLHFLASAQATNRSGRKLVRWNYVVMNSTLAEMRTAIDLADVLKVDLNFAALQGDYPEENIFRYPLHDIDTLLDRFAELAAYSNNKSIQVDGLSGLIYRLKQYLLEPPG; translated from the coding sequence ATGAACAAACCGGCAACATTCTCGGATTTGCAAAATACGGCCGAGCATCATCATTGCATACACCCCTGGGCAGATCTCTGGATCAATGCCGCAGGGCACGTCACCTGCTGTCCGCAAAACCGTAGCCGCTTCGGAAATATTCATCAACACAGTATTGCGCAACTCTGGAATTCTGGCGCCGCACAAACTGTTCGACGGCTGATAGCGGAGGGGGATTACATAGCCGCCGGCTGCGAAATAGAATGTCCCTATTTGCGTGGCCGTAAAGACGGACCGGATAAGCCGCCGCCAGCTAACGAATTGATTAACTTGGACTTTGAACTGCCCGCCACAGACTCTGCCCTAAATCGAAATATCGCCGCGGTCATCGGCGAATACAGCAACAAGGCGCAAGTGCTGTCCGGCTTGCCAATCTATGTCGACACCCAGCCGGTATTACGCTGCAATGCCGACTGCATCATGTGTCCGCAACCACACATGAGCGACATGCGGCATTCGGAGGAAATATTGCAAAAACTGGAAATACTGCGACCAACAGCCAAGGTATTCCGCTGGCAAGGTGGCGAGGTATTCAGCAGCAAGAGCTTTTTCAATTATCTGCGTCAATTCGACACGACCGACAATCCCGATCTCGTCAAATATGTGATCACCAACGGCAGCCTGCTGACCGAGGAGCGAATTGCCGCGCTGACCGAGCATGACAATCCGGTGTTTTTTCTGCTGTCGATAGACGGCGTTCAGCAATCGACATTCGAAAAAATACGGCTAGGGCTGAGTTACCGGCAAGTGATGGCGACATTGCACTTTTTGGCATCGGCTCAAGCGACTAATCGGAGCGGCCGTAAACTGGTCCGTTGGAACTATGTGGTGATGAACAGCACCTTGGCTGAGATGCGTACCGCCATAGATCTGGCAGATGTCTTAAAAGTTGACTTGAATTTTGCTGCGCTGCAAGGCGATTACCCCGAGGAAAACATTTTCCGCTATCCGTTGCACGATATTGATACTTTGCTGGATAGATTTGCCGAGCTCGCAGCTTACAGCAACAACAAATCCATTCAGGTAGATGGGCTTTCAGGGCTAATTTACCGGCTAAAACAATACCTTTTAGAGCCGCCCGGCTAA
- a CDS encoding NAD(P)-dependent oxidoreductase, translating into MAVNYFITGICGFVGSELAIALAKAGYRVAGVDRMMPHADTAGEFATLGIRYHHLDLLDRSGLAPLLTDIDIVVHAAGVSRVSDARANPMECVNSTVLATTNLIELLAGAAHKPLIIYLSTREVSYYDTLDDTQVNVDHIYAISKKSAEQLLLAFANSYEMPLAICRLSDVYGGKRDHVNKLLPTFVKRAKQNQAVRVLNNQTRFHFTHIQDVIDSILDIVMLLQTSGHRQRCFELWSDESYTAEELAALVVSSFKSNSRIDYAVHGVVQDIGRIRLESRTWQFSPKFSLKEELNRLSESY; encoded by the coding sequence GTGGCCGTTAATTATTTCATTACCGGAATCTGCGGCTTCGTCGGCAGTGAACTGGCTATCGCGTTGGCGAAAGCAGGCTATCGGGTTGCGGGCGTAGACAGAATGATGCCGCATGCTGACACGGCCGGCGAGTTTGCCACGCTAGGTATTCGGTATCATCATTTGGATTTACTGGACAGGAGTGGCTTAGCGCCGTTACTGACCGATATAGACATTGTGGTGCATGCTGCCGGCGTATCACGGGTTAGCGATGCACGAGCCAACCCAATGGAATGCGTCAACTCCACGGTTCTGGCGACTACTAACTTAATAGAATTACTCGCCGGAGCGGCTCACAAGCCTTTGATTATCTATCTTAGCACCCGCGAAGTTAGTTACTACGATACGTTGGACGACACTCAGGTCAATGTCGATCATATCTATGCAATATCCAAAAAATCTGCCGAGCAATTGCTGTTGGCGTTCGCCAATAGCTACGAGATGCCGTTAGCGATTTGCCGGCTGTCGGATGTTTACGGTGGAAAGCGCGATCACGTCAACAAGTTGTTGCCGACGTTTGTAAAGCGCGCCAAGCAAAATCAGGCGGTAAGAGTGTTGAATAACCAAACCCGCTTTCATTTCACTCACATCCAGGATGTCATCGATTCGATTTTGGATATTGTTATGTTGTTGCAAACATCAGGACATAGGCAGCGGTGTTTCGAATTGTGGTCGGATGAGTCATACACCGCCGAAGAGTTGGCGGCCTTGGTAGTATCTAGTTTTAAGTCCAACTCGCGTATCGATTACGCTGTGCACGGTGTGGTGCAGGATATCGGGCGAATTCGGCTTGAGTCTCGGACCTGGCAGTTCTCACCCAAATTCAGTCTGAAGGAAGAATTGAATCGCCTTTCGGAAAGTTATTAG
- a CDS encoding DegT/DnrJ/EryC1/StrS family aminotransferase, which translates to MLIDYSKNNLQEYHVSAVPFVGLQQEFAERRQLLTAAFESVGHSANYILRDDVRAFETAIADKLAVKFAIGVNSGTDALFLALKALGIGAGDEVITVAHTFVATLAAIVHCGAKPVLIDIGQDFNLAPDVLQAAITPATKAIIPVHMNGRCCDMPAILAIAEQYGVPVVEDAAQALGAHIDGRYAGSFGKLGAFSLHPMKNLHCYGDGGLVITNDPLLAEKIRILRNHGQNENKDLMTFGFNSRLDNLQAALLNVNLRYFADDIDRRRQIAARYHAGLSDCRGVDLPVSCQSSGYFDVFSAYPLLCRDRAGLIRHLQSRHIECFVHWPQPLHLNPHLRLAPVSLPMTERVAREVLSLPIHPFLDDAQCDYVIASVREFAGGR; encoded by the coding sequence GTGTTAATAGATTATTCAAAAAACAATTTACAGGAATATCACGTTAGTGCTGTTCCCTTCGTCGGCCTACAGCAGGAGTTTGCCGAACGCCGACAATTGCTGACAGCCGCTTTCGAGTCGGTAGGGCATTCCGCAAACTATATTTTGCGAGATGACGTAAGAGCGTTCGAGACGGCCATCGCCGATAAACTGGCGGTGAAGTTTGCGATAGGCGTCAATAGTGGTACCGACGCATTGTTTTTGGCGTTGAAAGCCTTGGGTATTGGTGCCGGCGACGAAGTGATAACCGTTGCGCATACTTTTGTGGCAACACTGGCGGCTATCGTGCATTGCGGTGCCAAGCCGGTGCTTATCGATATCGGCCAGGACTTTAATCTCGCGCCCGACGTTTTACAGGCGGCAATTACGCCAGCTACCAAGGCGATCATTCCTGTGCACATGAATGGCCGTTGCTGCGATATGCCGGCTATATTGGCAATAGCCGAACAATATGGGGTGCCGGTGGTTGAAGACGCAGCCCAAGCGCTGGGAGCGCATATTGATGGTCGGTATGCCGGTAGTTTCGGCAAATTGGGCGCCTTTAGTTTGCATCCGATGAAAAACCTGCATTGTTACGGAGACGGAGGGTTGGTGATCACTAACGATCCGTTACTGGCGGAGAAAATCCGGATACTGCGCAACCACGGCCAGAATGAAAACAAGGATTTGATGACATTTGGTTTCAATTCCCGGTTGGATAATCTGCAAGCCGCCTTGTTGAATGTGAATTTGCGGTATTTTGCGGATGATATCGATAGACGTCGGCAGATAGCTGCTCGCTACCATGCCGGGCTTAGCGATTGCCGTGGTGTGGATTTGCCGGTTTCCTGTCAGTCCAGTGGGTATTTTGATGTGTTCAGCGCTTATCCGCTACTTTGCCGGGATCGGGCTGGATTGATCAGACATTTGCAATCACGGCACATAGAATGCTTCGTTCATTGGCCGCAGCCCTTACACCTAAATCCGCATTTGCGGCTGGCACCGGTTTCCCTGCCCATGACCGAGAGGGTGGCCCGCGAAGTGTTGTCATTGCCGATACATCCATTTCTGGACGATGCGCAATGCGATTATGTGATTGCGTCAGTCAGGGAGTTTGCCGGTGGCCGTTAA
- a CDS encoding glycosyltransferase, producing the protein MIKHISIFMPTESAFHRRLFGFIGLAFQKQGLLVSGACKLLNETEIRDWVREKKPCAIFEMNRVKDEIPVLHELNILHISWVVDMQGRCESDITGSDITYALDPGWLANFKPGGYLDWMPPGTCVETYFPENIASDSNTEFSFIGHIPQPWTTQELSRVLHPDNPRVTFEMLLKRYSEYMDINTYCEQTHESCVGIIDRIASELLGYSCALSDDIYYDLLIRIKRMSNRTELIDFALRYSESIAIYGSQNWRVWSKYRQYYRRFIENPLELNRVHQKSNINLHDGISFHFRAIDCMASGGLLMWYDYRDGDKYDSYNPGRAIYTRGLSDFFTPQFHYYEFKWLDFDDVYQQLKSIRYQGSQAQKQTLELIKNHHTWGVRAEQILEHIQAL; encoded by the coding sequence ATGATTAAGCATATTTCTATTTTCATGCCCACCGAAAGTGCGTTTCATCGGCGGTTGTTCGGCTTTATAGGTTTAGCGTTTCAAAAGCAAGGCTTATTAGTCAGCGGAGCTTGCAAACTATTGAATGAGACGGAAATAAGGGACTGGGTCAGGGAGAAAAAGCCTTGTGCTATTTTTGAAATGAACCGGGTTAAGGATGAAATTCCGGTATTGCACGAGCTGAATATTTTACATATTTCCTGGGTGGTCGATATGCAAGGCCGTTGTGAAAGTGACATTACCGGTAGCGATATTACCTATGCCTTGGACCCTGGATGGCTGGCAAACTTTAAACCTGGCGGATATTTGGATTGGATGCCGCCCGGTACCTGTGTCGAGACCTATTTTCCTGAAAATATTGCGAGCGATAGCAATACTGAGTTCAGCTTTATTGGTCATATTCCTCAACCGTGGACGACACAAGAGTTATCGAGGGTTTTGCATCCGGATAATCCGCGCGTCACTTTTGAGATGTTGCTCAAACGATATAGCGAATATATGGATATCAATACTTATTGTGAGCAAACTCACGAGTCCTGTGTCGGTATAATTGATCGGATCGCAAGCGAATTGCTGGGGTATTCGTGCGCGCTGAGTGATGATATTTATTACGATCTACTAATTCGCATAAAACGCATGAGTAATCGTACCGAATTGATCGATTTTGCATTGCGATATTCCGAGTCAATTGCTATTTACGGTAGTCAGAACTGGCGTGTGTGGAGTAAGTACCGGCAGTATTATCGCCGTTTTATAGAGAATCCGTTGGAACTCAACAGAGTTCATCAAAAATCTAATATCAATTTGCACGATGGGATTTCCTTTCATTTTCGTGCTATCGATTGCATGGCTTCGGGCGGATTGTTGATGTGGTATGACTATCGCGATGGCGATAAGTACGATAGCTATAATCCCGGAAGAGCAATTTATACTCGCGGACTTTCGGATTTTTTTACACCGCAATTTCATTATTACGAGTTTAAATGGCTGGATTTTGACGATGTTTACCAGCAATTGAAAAGTATCCGCTATCAAGGCAGTCAGGCGCAAAAACAAACGCTGGAACTTATTAAAAACCATCATACTTGGGGCGTCCGCGCCGAGCAGATTCTCGAACATATTCAAGCGTTGTAG
- a CDS encoding radical SAM protein: MLMSGQEFGELLGVKPLPNLHLEISLGCNISCAMCTFHDNLKKFRVMSAAQVKNLKSGFDYFGQIHIGDGSEPYINPDLFEIVRYLSDMGAKVSVQTNAKLIRTAADAEKLVKSGLMLLSLSVDGVNDATVRKIRGGLGFSEISRAIDLINEAKLRLNSSTPHLASNAVAMRCNLDELPDLASYLLDNGFCSFRIGFLELRKPNNDLVGELLIYDIPKAIETVARVRKLVECHPKAMHFDDSIFQVGVGLLRREQCTGYQDRLYVNHAGDLWTCYGKQKLGNIFENGLEGLIVSDTYATYKRQVTEPGNPICQACTFCQIMSLDKVTDHFGKKALEYYSLEKIDESISYANSGGEVRDFWRDAALTA, encoded by the coding sequence ATGTTGATGAGTGGTCAAGAGTTTGGCGAGTTATTGGGGGTGAAACCCTTGCCAAACTTACATCTGGAAATATCGTTGGGCTGCAATATCAGTTGTGCCATGTGTACTTTTCACGATAATTTGAAAAAATTCCGAGTGATGTCCGCTGCTCAAGTTAAAAATTTGAAATCGGGTTTCGACTATTTCGGTCAAATTCATATTGGCGACGGTAGTGAACCGTATATCAATCCGGATTTATTCGAAATCGTCCGCTATTTAAGCGATATGGGTGCCAAAGTTTCGGTCCAGACTAATGCCAAGTTGATCAGGACCGCTGCCGATGCCGAGAAATTGGTTAAATCCGGATTGATGCTGTTGTCGCTTTCGGTCGACGGCGTCAACGACGCTACGGTGCGTAAAATCCGAGGCGGCCTGGGATTTAGTGAAATTTCCCGGGCTATAGATTTAATCAACGAGGCTAAATTGCGTTTGAATTCAAGTACTCCGCATTTGGCAAGTAACGCTGTTGCCATGCGCTGTAATTTGGATGAACTGCCAGACCTGGCGAGCTATCTGCTTGATAACGGTTTTTGCTCATTTCGCATTGGTTTTTTGGAGTTACGGAAACCCAATAACGACTTGGTCGGAGAACTGCTGATTTACGATATTCCGAAGGCGATAGAGACTGTGGCGCGGGTCAGAAAACTTGTGGAGTGCCATCCAAAAGCCATGCATTTTGATGACAGCATTTTTCAAGTCGGCGTCGGTTTGTTAAGGCGCGAACAATGCACCGGATATCAGGACAGATTATACGTCAATCATGCCGGCGATCTTTGGACCTGCTATGGCAAACAGAAATTAGGCAATATATTTGAAAACGGCCTGGAAGGGCTGATAGTTTCCGATACTTACGCTACTTATAAGCGACAAGTGACAGAGCCCGGGAATCCGATTTGTCAGGCCTGCACTTTTTGCCAGATTATGTCCTTAGATAAAGTAACCGATCATTTTGGAAAAAAAGCGCTGGAGTATTATTCTCTTGAGAAAATAGATGAATCCATTAGCTATGCTAACTCAGGCGGTGAAGTGAGAGATTTTTGGCGAGATGCGGCTTTAACCGCTTAA